GGGGTTTCTTTCTGCTTCACGGTGGGGGAGTAACTTATCCCAGCTAGTTACCCCCGTCTACGGTAGTTCAACACTCTCGACGTAATTACGGTCAGCGGTTGATCCAGCATTCATAATAATTATTAAAGATGTCGCCCAACATTGGTCGGTGGGAAGATGGTTGGCTCTCGCTTCAGGTCACTGCTCCTCAAGCTCGGCGTTCCTGAGGACAGGCTGGCCGTTCTTGATGGTAAGGGTGGGATTGTGGAGGGCGAATTCGAAGGTATCAGATACGTTCGCTTTCGAGATTCCGCCAAGGGTTTTCGGCGCGGAACGGTTGTCTTTGAGAACGGCGATGTCGTCCTTGGATTCCCTCACATTAAACGCATAGTCCAGCTTGAGAACGTAATAAGGAGAGTCTTTAAGAACAGGGCATTCTACGTTGAGGAGAAGGTGGACGGCTACAACGTCCGCGTCGTGAGTGTGAGGGACAGGGTTCTTGCCCTCACAAGGGGCGGCTTTATCTGTCCCTTCACGACGGAGAGGATACTGGACTTCATAAACGAGGAGTTCTTCAGGGACTACCCCAACCTCGTCCTGGCGGGGGAGATGGCCGGGCCTGAAAGCCCGTACATCGTTGAAGGGCCGCCCTACGTGAAAGAAGACATAGGGTTCTTCCTCTTTGACATCCAGGAGAAGGGAACGGGAAGGAGCCTCCCTGTGGAGGAGAGGCTTAAGCTTGCCGAGGAGTACGGCATTCGTCACGTTGAAACTTTTGGCCTCTACGACCGCTCGAAGATTGGGGGGCTGCATGAGTTAATCGAAAGGCTGGGCAGGGAGAGGAGAGAGGGCATCGTCATGAAAACGCCAGACATGAGGAGAATCGCGAAATACGTAACGCCCTACGCCAACATCAACGACGTCAGGATAGGCTCGCACGTATTCTTCGACCTGCCCCACGGCTACTTCATGGGGCGGATTAAGCGCCTCGCGTTCTATCTGGCCGAAAAGCACATCAAGGGCAAGGAGTTCGACGAGTACGCGAAGGCCCTCGGAAAGGCCCTCCTCCGGCCGTTCGTTGAGAGCATCCACGAGGTTGCTAACGGCGGCGAGGTCGAGGAGGTATTCACGGTCAGGGTGAAGAGCATAAGCACTGCCCACAGGATGATGACCCACTTCGAGAGGCTCGGCGTGAAGATCCACATCGAGGACATCGAGGATTTGAGAAACGGCTACTGGAGGATAACCTTCAAGAGGGTCTATCCGGACGCCACACGCGAGATGAGAGAGCTTTGGAACGGCAGGGCGTTCGTGGATTGAAGCGGTAGGTTTCATGAAAATTATCCTGCTAATTTGGGTGGATAAGTAAAATAGAGAAGCTCTAACTTGCACACCCACAAGTTACTCGCACCCCTGCAAGTTAAAGCTCCCTGAAGACCTTCGCCAACACGGGGTCGGGGATGTGGTAGCTTCCCTTCTTCTTTTCCACGTAGCCTGCTTTGACGAGGTTCTCAAGCAAAGCTGAAAAGTTCGAGTCGTTTACGGGGCCGAGCTTTAAGGAAAGGTAGTCTCTAATGTCCTTCCAGCGGGAATAGTTCAACGCTATCGCCTTCAGTATGAAGCGGTAGCGGGGACTGTAGTTGAAGAGCTTCGACAGCTCGTTTCCGGCTATGGCTTTAGCCTCCCTGAGAACTTCCTCAATAGCTTTATGATGTCTGAGTTTCCTCGTAACGCGGATGTACCCGTAGAGGGAGAGCCAGCCGGGGATACCGTCGAGCTCTTCAACGGCCCCTTCGATTTCCCGTTCCATAACTTTAAACTCTGTCTCTTCGAAGCCCGTTCTCAGGAATTCTCTGCTCAGCTTCGGATTAAAACGCTCAAGGGATATGTCGTGGTGGTATCTGCCGAAGAGCGGCGCTTCAGGATCGTTAAACTTCAAGAAGTCGAAGAGAAGACCCACCTCTGAGCCGGTGAGAATGAATGTCAGGTTTTTGAGGTTGTCAATGGCGTAAGCCAAAATCCCGTCGTACCTCGTGGCCCCCCCAAAGCGCAGGTACTGAGCCTCGTCGAAGGCAATAATTACTCTTCCGGCTTTTCCGCCGTATTCATTGAGCGCCTCCAAGAGCTCCGTTATCGAGAAGTCCTTTGAGGTTATCTCCAGTCTGAGCCCGGAAACGCTTACCCCCCTGACCCTCTCAAGGAAGAGCTTTGCCTCCTCGACCAGCTTTTTCCTTCCGCTCATTCCTGAGAGGAGCATTTTCCCGATTACGTACCTGTTGACGGATGAGAACTCGGAGTAGGTTTTTCTCACGTCGACTTTTATTGAAGGGTAGGTGAGCTCGTTGAGTGCAACGTTGAGGAGTGAGCTCTTTCCGAGCCTCCTGAGGCCGAGAAGGAGGATTAGCCTTTCTCCTCTCCCCACTGCCTCCTTAAGCTCCCTGAGTTCCCTTTCCCTATCAAAGAGTTCTTCCCTCTTCGTCTTTGGGTACGGTGAAAACAGCATTAACTTGCACCCCCACAAGTTACTTGCACCCCTGCAAGTTAAAAGGCTTTCCCCGAAACTTTTCTAGCGAAAAGTTTCATCAAAGTTTGTGATTCCTTTATGAGTGCTCTTTTGAAGTGTTTGCGTTTCTGAAATTCCTTTTGGAGCTTTAGAATTCTCTAATTGGGGAACGTTTGTTTTTGGGTTTACGTTTTTTTCGCGCTCCGGAGAAGCGCTTTTCGGGGGATAACCCTGTTTTGTGGGCTTTTAGAAGTAAATTTCAACAGGGGAGAGGGTCTTTTACTGTGCAAACGCTCTCAAACAAAATCGCACTTAGGAAAAGAATCACGAGTCTTGGTCAAACTCAACGGGACTATCATCCCGTGCGTTGAAGCTCCACTTCAACGTCGCAAAGGCGAACAAGCTTTTAGAAAAAGCTTGATCAAAAGAGCTCCTTTCTTCTAAATTGACAGGGAATAAAAGTGTGCACTACTAAAGCAGCACCTTTAAACTAGGGTTTAATCCCTAAAACGAGTCATTGAAGAGGTTTCACATCTTTTTTGGCGTCTTTTGGACGCCTTGTAGGGGTGAAACACTGAAAAACTGCCAACTTAAGAGTAAACACTTGAAAAACAAGCAATTTTAGAATTGCACGTGATTTTTCCGCCAGCGCTTTGCGAAGCAAAGGGCTGATTGCAAAAAATTTGTACACCTTCAAACCCAAAAAAGGGTGGAAGGGTTCGAAAGCCTTTTAAATAGTCTCCATAGACCTTCCTCCAGCGTTGGAGTATTCAGAGCGAAGGATGACAGGAAAATGGGCTGGCACATCTTTATTCCGGATTCGCTCCTTGAAGAGAGTGATGATCCGAAAATTCGGACGTACAAGGTTGGTCAGGTAGCAAGAGCAGCGGCGATCTTCGGCGTCGAGCACATCTGGATTTACGGGGCCGGCGGCAGGGACGGCAGGTTCATAAAAACCATCCTCGAATACGCTGAAACACCCCAGTACCTCAGGAAGAGGCTATTTCCGCTGATACCGGAGTTGAGGTACGTTGGCGTCATCCCGCCCTTGAGGACCCCCCACCATAAGCTCAAGCGAAAGCCCAGAGTTGGGGAGATCCGTGAGGGCTTCGCCTTCAGGAAGGGACGAAGGATTTACGCCGACATTGGACTTGATGACCTTGCGATGGTTGAAGGAGTCATTGAAGGGCGTGCAACGTTCGAGATCATCTCAACAAGGCCCCTCAAAGTGATACCGACAAAACCAGAGGAGTACTGGGGGTACCGGGTTCACCTCACCGGTAGCCCTCTAGCAAAAACACTTAAAAAGGCAAGGCTTGACCTGGCAGTTGCAACCTCCAGGAAGGGGCAAGACATTCGGGAGGTGAGGCTTCCCTCACTTAAGAGGGAGGTCGGATTGGTCTTTGGCTCGCCGAGGAGGGGCGTGATGGAGCTCCTCGGTGGGGAGGATTATAACTTTGATCTAATCCTCAACACAGTTCCAAATCAGCGGACAGCCACCGTCCGCACCGAGGAGGCCATCTTGGCCACACTCGCGGTGTTTAATTTCATAGGGAGGGATTGAGATGGGAAAGATACACAGACCAAGGAGAGGTTCACTGGCTTACTCGCCCAGAAAGCGGGCTAGGAGTGTAGTCCCAAGAATCAAAACATGGCCGGAGGAGAGTGAGGTTAGACTGCTTGGCTTCGCAGGATACAAGGCGGGGATGACCCACATCCTCATGATAGACGACAGGCCGGGGCTTACCAGGGGCAAGGAAATCGTTATGCCTGTTACTATCGTGGAAGTCCCGCCGCTCTTCGTCTACGGTATCAGGGCATACAGACAGGGGTACCTTGGACTGGAGACCGTCACTGAGGTATGGGCACTCAACCTCAGCGATGACCTGAAGAGAAGGATAAAAACACTCCCTAAGAACTACAACGAGGAAACGTTCCGTGCAAAGCTTGGGGAGCTTGAGGATCTCGTTAGGAATGGAGAGATCGTTGAGGTCAGGGCCCTCGTCCACACCCAGCCGAGACTCATCAAACTCAAGAAGAAGCCCGAGGTCATGGAATACGCGGTTGGCGGAGACGATGTTGCCGCCAAGTTTGACTACCTCAAGGGGATCGTTGGCAGGGAGGTCCGTGCGGGGGATGTCCTTCACGAGGGCGAGCTCCTCGACGTCATCGCGGTAACCAAGGGCAAGGGAACTCAGGGCCCGGTCAAGAGATGGGGAGTTAAGATACAGTTTCACAAGGCCCAGCGTGCAGGTAAGGCTAGGCATATAGGCAACCTCGGTCCGTGGCATCCGACCAGGGTCATGTGGACGGTTCCGCTTGCGGGACAGATGGGTTTCCACCACAGAACCGAGTTCAACAAGAGACTCATAGCGATAGGCGAGAACGGAACCCTTGAGCTCAACGGCAACAAAGTTGAGGTGACTCCAAAGGGAGGCTTCCCTCACTACGGTCTCATAAGAAGCGACTTCCTGATGATCCAGGGCACGGTCCCGGGTGCTTTTAAGAGAATCGTCCGGGTCAGACCGGCCATCAGGGCTCCGAAGAAGAGACCTCCCCTTGAGAGACCACAGATAACGTACATCAGTAGAGAATCCAAGCAGTGAGGTGAGATAGATGAAAGTTAAGGTATTTTCACTTGAAGGCGAGCCCGTTGAGGAGATAGAGCTTCCAAAGGTCTTTGCCACCCCCTTCAGGCCCGACCTCATCAGGAGGGCTGTCATTGCCTCATGGACGCACAGGATACAGCCGCAGGGCAGGGACCCGCAGGCCGGTAAGAGACGCGTCACCGAGAACATTGGAAAGGGCCATGGGATGGCGAGGGTTGAGAGGATAAAGACCTCTCCGAGGTTCGCTGCGTTCGTCCCCTTTGCGGTTGGTGGAAGAAGGACCCACCCACCAAAGGTCGAGAAGGTTATCTGGGAGGGCATTAACAAGAAGGAGAAGAGACTCGCTGTAATGAGCGCGATAGCCGCCACCGCAAACTATGACCTCGTCAGGGCTAGGGGGCACATGGTCGACAACGTCCCGCAGGTTCCGCTAGTCGTCACCGACGACCTCGAGAAGGTCTTCAAGACCGCCCAAACTAGGGAGATATTCAAGAAGCTCGGCGTCTGGGACGACATTGAGAGGGCCAAAAAGAACACCAAGATAAGGGCAGGTAAGGGCAAGATGCGCGGAAGGCGCTACAAGAAGGCCAAGGGGCCGCTCGTCGTCGTTGCCAAAAACGAGGGAATCGTCCAGGGAGCTAGGAACCACCCGGGCGTTGACGTTATCACAGTGGAGAACCTCGGCGTTGAACTGCTCGCTCCGGGTACCCACCCCGGAAGGCTTACCATATGGACAAAGGGTGCGATAGAAAAGCTTAGGGAGATTTACGGGTGATGAGAGATGGATCCGTACAGGGTTATCGTTAGGCCGCTCGTCACGGAGAAGGCCGTTTCAATGATAGAACGAGAGAACAAGCTCACCTTCATAGTGAACAGGAGGGCCACAAGGGCCGACATCAAGAGGGCCGTGGAAGAGATGTTCGAGGTTAAAGTGGAGAAGGTCAACGTCCTCCTCACCATGAAGGGCGAAAAGAAGGCTTACGTGAAACTCAAGCCGGAATACGACGCTAGTGAGATAGCCGCAAGGATAGGATTGTTCTGATGGGGTGAGTGAGATGGGAAAGAGTCTGATTCAACAGAGGAGAGGTAAGGGAACGAGCACCTTTAGGGCGCCCTCCCACAGGTACAGGGGAGCGGTTAAGTACGTTCCGCTTAACCTGACGAAGGAGCAGACCCTTGTTGGTGAAGTCGTAGAGATACTCCACGACCCCGGAAGGACCGCACCGGTTGCCAGGGTGAAGTTTACGAACGGCATGGAGAAGCTCATCATAGCTCCAGAAGGGCTCCTCGTTGGTGAGGAGATAGCGGCCGGGCCGAACGCTCCGATAAAAATGGGCAACTCCCTTCCGCTCGCAATGATACCTGAGGGAAGCTACGTTTACGACATAGAGGGGAGCCCCGGTGATGGTGGCAAGTACGTCCGTGCGGGTGGAACTTACGCACTCATCGTCAGCAGGGAGAAGGACAAGGTCATAGTCCAGCTTCCGAGTGGTGAGCTCAGGCAGTTCAACCCTGCCTGCAGGGCAACCATAGGTGTGGTCGCTGGCGGTGGAAGACTTGAGAAGCCCATAGTTAAGGCAGGAAAGGCTTACTACATCATGAAGGCGAGGAACAGGTTCTGGCCAAAGCCGAGGGGCGTCAAGATGAACGCAGTTAACCACCCACACGGTGGTAAGGAGCATCACATTGGCAGGCCAAGCACCATCGCCAGAAGGGCCGCCCCAGGTCAGAAGGTTGGTCATATCGCCGCGAGAAGAACCGGTAGGAGGAAGTGAAGATGGCGAGGAAGAAAGAGTTTAAGTACAGGGGTTACAGTTTCAATGAACTGCTTAACATGTCACTTGAGGATTTTGCCAAGCTTCTTCCTGCCAGGCAGAGGAGAAGCCTCAAGCGTGGACTTTCACCTGAGCAGAAGAAACTCCTGAGGAAGATACGGCTTGCTAGAAAAGGGAAGTACAAGAAGCCGATAAAAACCCACAGCAGGGACATGGTTATCCTCCCAGAGATGGTCGGCATGACCATACACGTCCACAACGGGAAGGAGTTCGTCGCTCTGGACATCAAAGAGGAAATGATAGGACACTACCTCGGTGAGTTTGCCCTGACCCGGAAGATAGTGCAGCACGGTTCGCCGGGTGTTGGAGCTACAAGGTCCTCAATGTTCGTGGCTATCAAGTGAGGTGGTCTAGATGTCCAAGGGAAGGTTTTCCTATTCATTCCAGAACTTTGATCCTGAGAGAATGGCGCGCGCCAGTGGAAGGGATCTCAGGATGTCCCCAAAGCACACTGTGGAGCTCCTCAGGGAGATCAGGGGCATGATGGTCAACGATGCACTCCGCTACCTCGACGACGTTATAGCGCTCAAGAGACCGGTTCCAATGAAGCGGTTCAACGACAGCCAGGGGCACAAGCCGGGCAGGGGTTTCGGTCCAGGTCGCTATCCGGTCAAGGTCGCCAAAGCCGTCAAGAGGATCCTCCTCAACGCCAAGAACAACGCCGAACAGAAGGGGCTTGATGTTGACAGGCTTAAGGTGATCCACGCAGCAGCCCAGAGGGGCCCAGTGCTCCGCGGCTACATTCCCAAGGCCTATGGAAGGGCCACACCGTTCAACGAACAGACCACCCACGTGGAGATAGTTGTTGAGGAGATTAGGAGGTGAGCCTTTTGGCGATCGAGAGATACTTCATCAGGGAGAACGTTAAGGAGATGCTCATTGACGAGTACCTCGAAAAGGAGCTCAGAAGGGCTGGCTACGGTGGAATCGACATAAAGAAAACTCCCCTTGGTACAAAGGTGACGATATTCGCGGCCAGTCCCGGATATGTTATCGGCAGGGGTGGAAGGAAGATACGGGAGCTTACCCGGCTACTCGAGAGGAAGTTCAACCTTGAGAACCCACAGATCGAGGTCGAGGAGATCAAAAATCCCTACCTCAACGCCAAGGTTCAGGCTGTCAGGCTTGCCCAGGCCCTTGAGAGGGGTATTCACTTCAGGAGGGCTGCCTACTCGGCCATAAGAGCGATCATGAGGAACGGTGCCAGGGGTGTCGAAATCCGTCTGAGCGGAAAACTCACCGGTGAGAGGGCCAAAAGTGTCCGCTTTTATCAGGGTTACCTCGCTAAGGTCGGCAACCCCGCCGAGACCCTCGTCAGTAAGGGCTACGCACAGGCGCGCCTTAAACTCGGCGTCATTGGTGTTAAGGTCTCAATCATGCCGCCCGATGCTAAACTCCCGGACGAAATTGAGGTCATAGAAAAGCCCGTTGAGGAAGAGGTGAGCGGAGAATGAAGCCAAGTGAGATCCGTGAGATGGGCATGGATGAGATCAACGAGAGGCTCAGGGAGCTCCGCCTTGAGCTCGCCAAGGAGAGGGGTGTGCTCACCATGGGGGCATCGACCGAAAACCCCATGGTCATCCGAAACCTCAGGCGCGATATAGCGCGCCTGCTTACCATACGAAAGGAGAAGCTTAAGGAGAAAAGGTGAGGTTCGGTGCCTAGGATTGTTAACCCTCTGGATGAGATGCTCTTTAAGGAGGTCCTGAAGGAACAGCAGAGGATTAGGGTGTACATAGAGAAAGCCCGCTACGGGAAGCTCAAGACCATAATCGAGGGGATCGATGAGAAGGAGTTCGATCTCGATGAGATCGCAAAGAAACTGAAGGCGAAGTTGGCATGCGGTGGAACCGTGAAAAAAGGAAGAATAGAGCTCCAGGGCGATCACAGGGACAGGGTCAGGAAGTTGCTTGGAGAACTTGGATTTTCAGAGGACTTGGTAGAGGTGGAGTGAACCATAAAAGGCTCATCTGGAGCGAGCTCATTGGACTGAAAGCAAAGATTATAAGGGCATCCCATCCAGAGCTGGTTGGCATCGAGGGCTACGTCCTTGATGAGACGAGGAATACCCTCACCCTCGGCGGTGAGCGGGTCTGGGTAATCCCAAAGGACGTGGTGGAACTTGAGTTTGAAGCTGGCAATAAAAGAATCCGGATTGAAGGGAAGAACCTAATAGGAAGGCCTGAGATGAGATTGAAGAAGAGGTGGAGACGATGAGAGAGATTGGATTGAAGATTCAGCCTCCCGCTGAGAAATGTGATGATCCAAACTGCCCGTGGCATGGATATCTAAAGCTCCACGGCAGATACTTTGAGGGAGTTATCGTCAGCGATAAGGGCAAAAAGACCGTCGTGGTTGAAAGGCAGCACTACCACTATCTCAAGAAGTACGAGAGATATGAACTTAGGAGAAGCAGGATACACGCTCACAACCCCGAATGCATAGATGCTAAGGTCGGTGACAGAGTCCTAATAGCTGAGAGCAGACCGATAAGTAAAACCAAGAGTTTCGTGGTAGTTGCCGTGACCAAAAGGGCTGAGGAGGTGTGAAGGATGGCCAAGAAGGGTGCTGGAGCCACAAGGGGAATTAGTCCAGTCAGGCCGACCCGTGCCCTCCCAATAGGCGCTTATCTCAGGGTCGCAGACAACAGCGGCGCCAAGGTCGTTCAGATCATAGGCGTCGTCGGTTACAAAGGTACCAGGAGGAGGCTGGCCAGCGCGGGTGTTGGGGACATGGTTATCGCGGCTGTCAAGAAGGGGCGGCCGGATATCAGGCATCAGGTGGTCAGAGCCGTCGTTGTGAGGCAGAGAAAGGAATACAGAAGGCTCGACGGCATGCGTGTCAAGTTCGAGGACAACGCGGCAGCGATAGTCACCCCTGAGGGTGTCCCCAGAGGAACCGAGATAAGGGGCGCCATAGCGAGGGAGGCCGCCGAGCGCTGGGTCAGGCTCGGCAGCATAGCGAGCATCGTGTTGTGAGGTGAGAATTATGAAGCTTAATACAAAGCAACCGAGAAAGCAGAGGAAGTTCCTTTACAACGCCCCACTGCATCTTAGGGGCAAGTTCATGAGTGCGGCCCTCAGCAGGGATCTGAGGGAAAGGTACAACGTCAGGAACCTCCCTATTAGGTCGGGGGACAAGGTCAGGATCGTCCGGGGCGACTTCAAGGGCAAGGAAGGCAAGGTCATGGATATTGACCTCAAAAGGTACAGGATACACGTTGAGGGGGTTACCCAGAAGAAGGTTGATGGAACCGAGGTGTTCTACCCGGTTCACCCGTCCAACGTCGTTATAATAGACCTCAACCTTGAGGACGAGAAGAGGGAGAAGATAATTAATAGGAGGGCTTGAAAATGGCGAGAAAGGGTGCAAAGAGACACCTTAAGAGGCTTGCTGCCCCAACCCAGTGGTACCTCTCAAGAAAGACCTACAAATGGGCCATCCGTCCGAGGCCGGGTCCCCACAGTATGAAGACCTCGATTCCGCTGCTCTATATAATCAGGGACTATCTCGGCTACGCCAAGACTGCAAGGGAGGCACGGAGGATACTTAACGAAGGCAGGGTCCTGGTTGATGGTATACCAAGGAAGGACTACAAGTTCCCCGTCGGTATAATGGACGTTGTTTCTATCCCTGAGACCGGCGAGCACTACAGAATCCTACCGAACAGAATTGGGAAGCTGATACTTCATCCTATAGCTGATAAGGAAGCCAACGTGAAGCCACTCAGGATAAACAACAAGCGCATGGTTAAGGGGGCCAAGGTTCAGCTAAACCTCCACGATGGAAGCAATCACTTGGTCACCATGAACGATAAGGATAAGTACAGGACGGCCTATACCGTTCTCATGAGGGTTCCCGACAGAGAGGTCATCGAGGTCATCCCGTTCGAGGTAGGGGTCTACGTCTTCGTTACCCAGGGTAAGAACGTCGCCAGGAGAGGCAAGGTCACTGAGGTTAGGAGGTTCCCGATGGGCTGGCCGGACGTTGTCACAATTGAGGACGAGAACGGCGAACTCTTCGACACACTTAAGGAGTACGCCTTCGTCGTTGGAAAAGAGAAGCCGGAGATTTCCCTTCCGTGAGAGAGGTGAGATGAGATGGAAATCAACAGAGAGGCTATCCTTGCAGACTGGGAAGCTCACCCGATGAGGAAGCCCAGGATTGCAAAGGTCACCATAAACATTGGAGTCGGCGAGAGCGGTGAGAGGCTCACCAAGGCTGAGAAGATGCTTGAGGGACTCGTCGGTCAGAAGCCGATAAGGAGACGTGCTAAGCAGACCAACAAAGACTTCGGAATCCGGCGTGGTGAGCCTATAGCGGTCAAGGTCACACTCAGAAAGGAGAAAGCAGAGAAAATGCTCGATAGGCTCCTTGAGGCTGTTGACAGGAAGCTCAAGGCCGGCAACTTCGACGAGCACGGGAACTTCTGCTTTGGGATACAGGAGCACATAAACATACCCGGCGTCGAATACGATCCGGAAATAGGCATCTTCGGTATGGACGTCTGCGTTACCCTCGAGAGGCCAGGATACCGTGTTGCCAAAAGGAAGCGGGGAAGGAAGAAACTTCCGACCAAGCACAAGCTGACTAAGGAGGAGGGTATCGTCTTCGCTGTGGAAGAGCTGAATGCTAAGGTGGAGGGATTGTGAGATGGCGAAGGCTGACTACAACAAGAAGAAGCCGCGCAAGTTCGGTAAGGGTGCGAGAAGGTGCATGCGTTGCGGCCAGTACGGCCCGGTTATCAGGATACACGGCCTTATGCTCTGCAGGCACTGCTTTAGAGAGATAGCCCCCAAGCTGGGCTTTAAGAAGTACGAGTGAGGTGAGAGAAGATGACTTTACTTGATCCACTGGCTAATGCCCTTTCACACATAACGAACAGCGAGAGGGTCGGAAAGAATGAGGTCTACCTCAAGCCAGCCTCCAAACTCATGGGGGAGGTCCTCAGGGTTATGCAGGAGAACGGCTACATAGGCGAATTCGAGTTCATAGACGATGGAAGAGCCGGAATCTACAGGGTACAGCTCATAGGAAAGATCAATAAGACAGGTGCTATAAAACCGCGCTTCCCGGTCAAGGCTACGGAGTACGAGACCTGGGAAAAGAGGTTCCTCCCGGCATTCGAGTTCGGTATCCTCATAGTCTCGACCTCCCAGGGAGTTATGGCCCACAAAGAAGCCATCGAGAAGGGAATCGGCGGTAGGTTGATAGCGTACGTCTACTGAGGTGAGAGGGATGCCGATAGATGCATGGGTAAGAGAAGAGGTTGAGATTCCTGAGGGTGTTGATGTCACCGTTGAGGGAAACGTTGTTAATATCAAGGGGCCAAAGGGTGAACTTCAGAGGGAGTTCAAGTACCCCGGTGTAAAGGTATTCACAGAGGACGGTAAGGTCGTGGTCTTCAAAGAGTTCCCCAGGAGAAAGGACATAGCCATAGCGAGAACCTTTAAGGCCCATATAGCGAACATGCTCAGGGGCGTCACCGAGG
The genomic region above belongs to Thermococcus sp. and contains:
- the rpl4p gene encoding 50S ribosomal protein L4, with product MKVKVFSLEGEPVEEIELPKVFATPFRPDLIRRAVIASWTHRIQPQGRDPQAGKRRVTENIGKGHGMARVERIKTSPRFAAFVPFAVGGRRTHPPKVEKVIWEGINKKEKRLAVMSAIAATANYDLVRARGHMVDNVPQVPLVVTDDLEKVFKTAQTREIFKKLGVWDDIERAKKNTKIRAGKGKMRGRRYKKAKGPLVVVAKNEGIVQGARNHPGVDVITVENLGVELLAPGTHPGRLTIWTKGAIEKLREIYG
- a CDS encoding RNA ligase; this translates as MVGSRFRSLLLKLGVPEDRLAVLDGKGGIVEGEFEGIRYVRFRDSAKGFRRGTVVFENGDVVLGFPHIKRIVQLENVIRRVFKNRAFYVEEKVDGYNVRVVSVRDRVLALTRGGFICPFTTERILDFINEEFFRDYPNLVLAGEMAGPESPYIVEGPPYVKEDIGFFLFDIQEKGTGRSLPVEERLKLAEEYGIRHVETFGLYDRSKIGGLHELIERLGRERREGIVMKTPDMRRIAKYVTPYANINDVRIGSHVFFDLPHGYFMGRIKRLAFYLAEKHIKGKEFDEYAKALGKALLRPFVESIHEVANGGEVEEVFTVRVKSISTAHRMMTHFERLGVKIHIEDIEDLRNGYWRITFKRVYPDATREMRELWNGRAFVD
- the yciH gene encoding stress response translation initiation inhibitor YciH; its protein translation is MLFKEVLKEQQRIRVYIEKARYGKLKTIIEGIDEKEFDLDEIAKKLKAKLACGGTVKKGRIELQGDHRDRVRKLLGELGFSEDLVEVE
- a CDS encoding putative RNA uridine N3 methyltransferase, whose amino-acid sequence is MGWHIFIPDSLLEESDDPKIRTYKVGQVARAAAIFGVEHIWIYGAGGRDGRFIKTILEYAETPQYLRKRLFPLIPELRYVGVIPPLRTPHHKLKRKPRVGEIREGFAFRKGRRIYADIGLDDLAMVEGVIEGRATFEIISTRPLKVIPTKPEEYWGYRVHLTGSPLAKTLKKARLDLAVATSRKGQDIREVRLPSLKREVGLVFGSPRRGVMELLGGEDYNFDLILNTVPNQRTATVRTEEAILATLAVFNFIGRD
- a CDS encoding 30S ribosomal protein S3; the encoded protein is MAIERYFIRENVKEMLIDEYLEKELRRAGYGGIDIKKTPLGTKVTIFAASPGYVIGRGGRKIRELTRLLERKFNLENPQIEVEEIKNPYLNAKVQAVRLAQALERGIHFRRAAYSAIRAIMRNGARGVEIRLSGKLTGERAKSVRFYQGYLAKVGNPAETLVSKGYAQARLKLGVIGVKVSIMPPDAKLPDEIEVIEKPVEEEVSGE
- the rpmC gene encoding 50S ribosomal protein L29 translates to MKPSEIREMGMDEINERLRELRLELAKERGVLTMGASTENPMVIRNLRRDIARLLTIRKEKLKEKR
- a CDS encoding 50S ribosomal protein L3, which codes for MGKIHRPRRGSLAYSPRKRARSVVPRIKTWPEESEVRLLGFAGYKAGMTHILMIDDRPGLTRGKEIVMPVTIVEVPPLFVYGIRAYRQGYLGLETVTEVWALNLSDDLKRRIKTLPKNYNEETFRAKLGELEDLVRNGEIVEVRALVHTQPRLIKLKKKPEVMEYAVGGDDVAAKFDYLKGIVGREVRAGDVLHEGELLDVIAVTKGKGTQGPVKRWGVKIQFHKAQRAGKARHIGNLGPWHPTRVMWTVPLAGQMGFHHRTEFNKRLIAIGENGTLELNGNKVEVTPKGGFPHYGLIRSDFLMIQGTVPGAFKRIVRVRPAIRAPKKRPPLERPQITYISRESKQ
- a CDS encoding 50S ribosomal protein L23; this translates as MDPYRVIVRPLVTEKAVSMIERENKLTFIVNRRATRADIKRAVEEMFEVKVEKVNVLLTMKGEKKAYVKLKPEYDASEIAARIGLF
- a CDS encoding 30S ribosomal protein S19, which codes for MARKKEFKYRGYSFNELLNMSLEDFAKLLPARQRRSLKRGLSPEQKKLLRKIRLARKGKYKKPIKTHSRDMVILPEMVGMTIHVHNGKEFVALDIKEEMIGHYLGEFALTRKIVQHGSPGVGATRSSMFVAIK
- a CDS encoding ribonuclease P protein component 1; protein product: MRWNREKRKNRAPGRSQGQGQEVAWRTWIFRGLGRGGVNHKRLIWSELIGLKAKIIRASHPELVGIEGYVLDETRNTLTLGGERVWVIPKDVVELEFEAGNKRIRIEGKNLIGRPEMRLKKRWRR
- a CDS encoding 50S ribosomal protein L2, producing MGKSLIQQRRGKGTSTFRAPSHRYRGAVKYVPLNLTKEQTLVGEVVEILHDPGRTAPVARVKFTNGMEKLIIAPEGLLVGEEIAAGPNAPIKMGNSLPLAMIPEGSYVYDIEGSPGDGGKYVRAGGTYALIVSREKDKVIVQLPSGELRQFNPACRATIGVVAGGGRLEKPIVKAGKAYYIMKARNRFWPKPRGVKMNAVNHPHGGKEHHIGRPSTIARRAAPGQKVGHIAARRTGRRK
- a CDS encoding 30S ribosomal protein S17 — protein: MREIGLKIQPPAEKCDDPNCPWHGYLKLHGRYFEGVIVSDKGKKTVVVERQHYHYLKKYERYELRRSRIHAHNPECIDAKVGDRVLIAESRPISKTKSFVVVAVTKRAEEV
- a CDS encoding ATP-binding protein, which gives rise to MLFSPYPKTKREELFDRERELRELKEAVGRGERLILLLGLRRLGKSSLLNVALNELTYPSIKVDVRKTYSEFSSVNRYVIGKMLLSGMSGRKKLVEEAKLFLERVRGVSVSGLRLEITSKDFSITELLEALNEYGGKAGRVIIAFDEAQYLRFGGATRYDGILAYAIDNLKNLTFILTGSEVGLLFDFLKFNDPEAPLFGRYHHDISLERFNPKLSREFLRTGFEETEFKVMEREIEGAVEELDGIPGWLSLYGYIRVTRKLRHHKAIEEVLREAKAIAGNELSKLFNYSPRYRFILKAIALNYSRWKDIRDYLSLKLGPVNDSNFSALLENLVKAGYVEKKKGSYHIPDPVLAKVFREL
- the rplV gene encoding 50S ribosomal protein L22; this encodes MSKGRFSYSFQNFDPERMARASGRDLRMSPKHTVELLREIRGMMVNDALRYLDDVIALKRPVPMKRFNDSQGHKPGRGFGPGRYPVKVAKAVKRILLNAKNNAEQKGLDVDRLKVIHAAAQRGPVLRGYIPKAYGRATPFNEQTTHVEIVVEEIRR